From the Phycisphaerae bacterium genome, one window contains:
- a CDS encoding TerC family protein — protein MEQASFVHNVAIIVSLVVLEGLLSADNALVLAILVRHLPKSQQSKALKYGIFGAFFFRFWGVIFAAWLVAYWQFKAVGAGYLLYLAFKHFLRRSSDHGGGRAGSATMGFWKTVAVVELTDIAFSVDSIVAAVAMSDRKWVIYTGGVLGIITMRFVAGVFLRILERFPRLETAAYMLVAWIGIKLGLSCLDQLITGHVEHGPYHMPPVLFWTVMVAIFVGGLLWPAPPTATLHLDESGGLTRDEKGSRMPAVVPAEPAVRKNY, from the coding sequence ATGGAACAGGCGAGTTTTGTACACAACGTAGCCATTATCGTCTCCCTGGTTGTCCTGGAGGGGCTGCTCTCGGCCGACAACGCGCTGGTCCTGGCCATCCTGGTCAGGCACCTCCCCAAATCGCAGCAATCCAAAGCGCTGAAGTACGGGATCTTCGGGGCGTTTTTCTTCCGATTTTGGGGAGTGATCTTCGCGGCGTGGTTGGTGGCCTATTGGCAGTTCAAGGCGGTCGGAGCCGGCTATCTCCTCTACCTGGCATTCAAGCATTTCCTGCGCCGGTCGTCCGACCACGGCGGCGGGCGGGCCGGCTCTGCGACCATGGGATTCTGGAAGACGGTGGCGGTCGTGGAGTTGACCGACATCGCGTTCAGCGTGGACTCCATTGTGGCCGCGGTGGCCATGTCGGACCGTAAGTGGGTAATCTACACCGGTGGGGTCCTGGGCATCATCACGATGCGCTTCGTCGCGGGGGTCTTTCTGCGGATCCTCGAACGGTTCCCGCGGCTGGAAACCGCAGCCTACATGCTGGTCGCGTGGATCGGAATCAAGCTCGGGCTTTCGTGCCTCGACCAGTTGATCACCGGGCACGTCGAGCATGGACCCTACCACATGCCCCCGGTGCTGTTCTGGACCGTGATGGTCGCGATCTTCGTGGGAGGACTCCTATGGCCGGCCCCGCCGACCGCGACGCTGCACCTGGATGAAAGCGGCGGATTGACCAGGGATGAGAAGGGCTCGCGGATGCCTGCGGTGGTTCCTGCCGAGCCAGCCGTGCGGAAAAACTATTGA
- a CDS encoding DUF4432 family protein has translation MAKKSPAALSSDHAYVVNPAQLGGIDLLSQIDGPAAGTRCAWVNTGSGLHYKVLVDRGLDIAEAFYKGMSLSWLSLSGAPRPEMAMHRGLDWLWGFFGGLVASCGPSSAGAPCKDGTEELGLHGRHTNLSASLESVVGPDPLRGLTEMSITGVVRQAKLFEPNLELRRTITSPLGRSRIIIEDTFINRGNLDAPHAWLLHMNFGYPLLEPGSQFLFAGKTTPIGEHAAAHFKKRNLRVVPEPLDEHRGTGEACVYIDPDTDRAGNVCCGVLNPKRKFGVKLTFLKKHFPRVVNWQHFGPNGQYVMGIEPANCGVEGRNVDRQRGWLDVLRPGQVREYKIAIDVVEGPAEIAEFKKAAGGK, from the coding sequence ATGGCGAAAAAGTCTCCCGCGGCATTATCGTCGGATCACGCCTATGTCGTCAACCCCGCTCAACTGGGAGGGATCGATTTACTCAGCCAGATTGATGGTCCCGCCGCCGGCACCCGCTGCGCCTGGGTCAACACCGGGTCCGGTCTGCACTACAAGGTCTTGGTGGACCGTGGGTTGGATATCGCCGAGGCGTTCTACAAGGGCATGTCGCTCTCGTGGCTTTCGCTCAGCGGCGCGCCGCGCCCGGAGATGGCCATGCACCGCGGGCTCGATTGGCTCTGGGGGTTCTTCGGCGGTCTGGTGGCCAGTTGCGGCCCCTCGTCGGCCGGCGCTCCGTGTAAGGACGGGACGGAAGAACTGGGCCTGCACGGGCGGCATACGAACCTCTCAGCCTCGCTGGAGTCCGTGGTCGGGCCCGATCCGCTCCGCGGACTGACCGAGATGAGCATCACCGGCGTGGTTCGCCAGGCCAAGCTCTTTGAGCCCAATCTGGAGCTTCGCCGCACGATCACCTCGCCGCTGGGGCGCAGCCGGATCATCATCGAGGACACCTTCATCAACCGCGGCAACCTGGACGCGCCTCACGCCTGGCTGCTGCACATGAATTTCGGCTATCCGCTCCTGGAGCCGGGTTCCCAGTTCCTTTTCGCCGGAAAGACCACGCCGATCGGCGAACACGCGGCGGCGCACTTCAAGAAACGCAATCTCCGCGTCGTTCCCGAGCCGCTGGACGAGCATCGCGGGACCGGCGAGGCGTGCGTCTACATCGACCCGGACACCGACCGGGCGGGCAACGTCTGCTGCGGCGTGCTCAATCCGAAACGCAAGTTCGGCGTCAAGCTGACCTTCCTCAAGAAGCATTTCCCGCGCGTGGTCAACTGGCAGCACTTCGGGCCCAACGGCCAGTACGTGATGGGCATCGAGCCGGCCAACTGCGGCGTCGAAGGGCGAAACGTCGACCGCCAACGCGGATGGCTCGACGTGTTGCGGCCCGGCCAGGTCCGGGAGTACAAGATCGCCATCGACGTGGTGGAAGGCCCAGCCGAGATCGCCGAGTTCAAGAAGGCCGCCGGCGGGAAGTAG
- a CDS encoding ABC transporter substrate-binding protein, translating to MPDKEILLGHSPDSDDAFMFYGLTSGKVPSEGYVIKHLLSDIETLNQYATNGKLDLTAISLHAYAYVKSHYALMACGASMGMGYGPIIVATKPMTIEELERATIAVPGTMTTAFLVLRMVLGHFDYQVIPFDKILFQVAGGSVDAGLIIHEGQVNYGQMELLNVLDLGKWWSDQTGLPLPLGVNAVKRDLGPAVMKDLSRLVLRSIEYGMENPEEALDFAQDYARGLDRQQLETFVRMYVNQWTLRCGPEGTKAINELLYRAETERLIPPTLPVDFV from the coding sequence ATGCCGGACAAGGAAATTCTGTTGGGGCACAGCCCGGATTCGGACGACGCCTTCATGTTCTACGGGTTGACCAGCGGCAAGGTGCCGAGCGAGGGCTACGTCATCAAGCACCTGCTGTCCGACATCGAGACGCTGAACCAGTACGCCACCAACGGCAAGCTGGACCTGACCGCCATCTCGTTGCACGCCTACGCCTACGTCAAGTCGCATTACGCCCTGATGGCGTGCGGGGCGAGTATGGGGATGGGATACGGTCCGATCATCGTGGCGACCAAGCCGATGACGATTGAGGAACTCGAACGGGCGACCATTGCCGTGCCGGGCACGATGACCACCGCGTTTCTCGTGCTGCGGATGGTGCTGGGGCATTTCGACTACCAGGTGATCCCATTCGACAAGATCCTGTTCCAGGTGGCTGGAGGGTCGGTCGACGCCGGACTGATCATTCACGAGGGCCAGGTGAACTACGGGCAGATGGAGTTGCTTAACGTGCTGGACCTGGGCAAGTGGTGGTCCGACCAGACGGGGCTGCCGCTTCCGCTTGGGGTCAACGCGGTCAAGCGCGATCTGGGTCCGGCGGTGATGAAGGACCTCTCGCGTCTGGTGTTGCGGAGCATCGAGTACGGCATGGAGAACCCGGAGGAGGCCCTGGACTTCGCCCAGGACTACGCGCGCGGGCTGGACCGGCAGCAGCTCGAGACGTTCGTGCGCATGTACGTAAACCAGTGGACGCTCCGGTGCGGGCCGGAAGGAACGAAGGCCATCAACGAGTTGCTCTACCGGGCGGAGACCGAGCGGCTGATCCCGCCGACTCTCCCGGTCGATTTCGTGTGA
- a CDS encoding glycosyltransferase family 39 protein — MNDNGGVKYPSPFEEPLAQRALQVALLTIVAMVVFLSGAGRTALTDPDEGRYALVAKRMLLTGEWLVPQTDGPYFDKPPLYFWLTAASFKLFGATDFGVDFAARLVPAAGAVLAVLATYLLAAALFNHLVAMISAGTLLSTAAMIGLGKFVRMDVYLIAFVTLAMWAFIKGYSDPQRRRWFILMYPPIALGVLTKGPIALLIPAAVILLFLLLQRRLGLIWRLKIILGLAVVIAIAGPWFLYMAREFPGEPGQPNFLREFFYSQHVERFNSDKHGHADGSLIEYFSGLAVGLLPWTGLIAVAAARRFRSAWRRDENDWRSQFLLIWAIFVVAFFAFSQTKLWHYGFPAIVPLAIIGARYMYDYWQSDFPARRRETSLQWAYPLAAAASGLMVALLIAFAGLSIYVHFWANWGELPPLFEGFWGIYGWIIRAFYRLIGAAALGLVLLSLLRGRQLERVAWVAAAVTLLVAVDLSYNEIPKIADVHSTRRLTSSVYKYSQPDDPILISPEQRWSLPFYLSPVREKDVRQLDHLGEFTGTWSEFPGRMMYLANDSDAFKQIPIDTEHRIAVLNQFQDVRLMLIQPKAAAPVVPQPGALPAIPPVDTNVGLEPQTPPTP; from the coding sequence ATGAATGACAATGGCGGCGTCAAGTATCCCTCTCCGTTCGAGGAGCCACTGGCCCAGCGTGCGCTTCAGGTGGCGCTGCTGACGATTGTGGCGATGGTGGTCTTCCTCTCCGGGGCCGGGCGCACCGCGTTGACCGATCCGGACGAAGGGCGCTACGCATTGGTCGCCAAACGGATGCTCCTGACCGGCGAGTGGCTGGTCCCGCAGACCGACGGCCCCTACTTCGACAAACCGCCGCTGTACTTCTGGCTGACCGCCGCCTCGTTCAAGCTGTTCGGCGCGACGGACTTCGGGGTCGATTTCGCCGCCCGCCTGGTGCCGGCGGCTGGAGCGGTTTTGGCGGTGTTGGCGACCTACCTGCTGGCCGCGGCGCTGTTTAACCACCTGGTGGCCATGATCTCGGCGGGAACGCTGCTTTCGACCGCGGCCATGATCGGGCTGGGCAAGTTCGTCCGCATGGACGTCTACCTGATCGCGTTCGTGACACTGGCGATGTGGGCGTTTATCAAGGGCTATTCCGATCCGCAGCGCCGCCGGTGGTTCATCCTGATGTATCCGCCGATCGCGTTGGGAGTGCTGACCAAGGGACCGATCGCCCTGCTGATCCCGGCGGCGGTGATTCTCCTGTTCCTGCTGCTCCAGCGGCGGCTTGGCCTGATCTGGCGTCTCAAGATCATCCTGGGCCTGGCCGTGGTCATCGCGATCGCCGGGCCGTGGTTCCTCTACATGGCCCGGGAGTTTCCCGGCGAGCCCGGCCAACCGAATTTCCTGCGTGAATTCTTCTACAGCCAACACGTGGAGCGGTTCAACAGCGACAAGCACGGCCACGCCGACGGTTCGCTGATCGAGTATTTCAGCGGTCTGGCGGTCGGCCTGCTGCCGTGGACGGGGCTGATCGCGGTGGCGGCGGCACGGCGGTTCCGGAGCGCGTGGCGAAGGGACGAGAACGACTGGCGTTCGCAGTTCCTGCTGATCTGGGCGATCTTCGTGGTGGCGTTTTTCGCCTTCAGCCAGACCAAGCTGTGGCACTACGGGTTTCCGGCGATCGTTCCGCTGGCGATCATCGGCGCCCGGTACATGTACGACTACTGGCAGAGCGACTTTCCGGCGCGGCGCCGCGAGACGAGCCTGCAGTGGGCTTACCCGCTGGCCGCGGCGGCGTCCGGGCTGATGGTGGCCCTGCTGATCGCGTTTGCGGGTCTTTCGATCTACGTGCACTTCTGGGCCAACTGGGGCGAGCTGCCGCCGCTGTTCGAGGGGTTCTGGGGGATATACGGGTGGATCATCCGGGCGTTCTACCGGCTGATCGGGGCGGCGGCGCTGGGGTTGGTGCTGCTGTCGCTGCTGCGGGGCCGCCAGTTGGAGCGGGTGGCGTGGGTGGCGGCGGCGGTGACGCTGCTGGTGGCGGTGGACCTCTCGTACAACGAGATTCCCAAGATCGCCGACGTTCACTCGACCCGCCGGCTGACCTCGAGCGTCTACAAGTACAGCCAGCCGGACGACCCGATCCTCATCAGCCCGGAACAGCGATGGTCGCTGCCGTTCTACCTGTCGCCGGTGCGGGAGAAAGACGTGCGGCAGTTGGACCACCTGGGCGAGTTCACCGGCACCTGGTCGGAGTTTCCCGGCCGCATGATGTACCTGGCCAACGACAGCGACGCCTTCAAGCAGATCCCGATCGATACGGAACACCGGATCGCCGTGCTCAACCAGTTCCAGGACGTGCGCTTGATGCTGATCCAGCCGAAGGCGGCGGCGCCGGTGGTCCCGCAACCCGGAGCCCTGCCCGCGATCCCGCCGGTGGACACGAACGTCGGGCTCGAACCGCAAACGCCGCCAACGCCGTAG